The Quercus robur chromosome 7, dhQueRobu3.1, whole genome shotgun sequence genome has a segment encoding these proteins:
- the LOC126692708 gene encoding uncharacterized protein LOC126692708, protein MTLHGSSFCFNGNVSNIRAVCSLPCSFVNSFAPLHRLSTTSLKQYDFVPAKGFGRGHKIHFSPDHCRFSLQTGRSKLFQQVSILPTLRPCQVTSEDSKDPLSSESIIMDEQTLEQDLQIAISEENYVEAAKIRDSLKNLHEDSQTSVLLANARFYDSFRTGDLATMQALWAKGDEVCIVHPGVSGISGYDDVMESWEFVWADYDFPLEIQLKDLRVHVKGDVGYVTCREFVKTEGSKWGVQFATNVFERIDGQWFICIHHASPIDL, encoded by the exons ATGACGCTTCATGGATCTAGCTTCTGCTTCAAT GGAAATGTTTCTAATATCAGGGCAGTTTGTAGCTTGCCATGTTCATTTGTCAATAGTTTTGCACCACTACACCGTCTTTCAACAACTTCCTTGAAGCAATATGATTTTGTTCCAGCTAAAGGCTTTGGAAGAGGACATAAAATCCATTTTTCGCCTGATCATTGTCGCTTCAGCTTGCAAACTGGAAGATCCA AACTCTTTCAACAAGTTTCCATTTTGCCCACATTGAGACCATGTCAAGTAACAAGTGAGGACTCTAAGGACCCCTTAAGTAGTGAAAGCATTATAATGGATGAGCAGACCTTAGAGCAGGACCTACAGATTGCCATTTCAGAAGAAAACTATGTTGAAGCAGCAAAAATTAGGGATAGCCTTAAAAATCTCCATGAGGATAGCCAGACTTCAGTATTGCTAGCAAATGCTCGATTTTATGACTCATTTAGGACTGGGGATTTAGCTACCATGCAAGCTCTTTGGGCTAAGGGGGATGAGGTCTGTATTGTGCACCCTGGTGTCTCTGGGATATCTGGTTATGATGATGTAATGGAAAGCTGGGAGTTTGTGTGGGCGGACTATGATTTCCCGCTAGAGATTCAGCTGAAAGATCTTAGGGTTCATGTTAAAGGGGATGTGGGGTATGTTACGTGCAGGGAGTTTGTTAAAACCGAAGGTAGCAAATGGGGGGTACAGTTTGCAACAAATGTATTTGAGAGGATTGATGGTCAATGGTTTATCTGTATTCACCATGCCTCGCCTATTGATTTATGA